A single Desulfovibrio piger DNA region contains:
- a CDS encoding acetate kinase: MKVLVINAGSSSCKYQLLEMDTETVLASGLAERIGQGGTGKLTHKIAPDTDHEEKIVRESAFPTHVEAMELVISLLTDAEKGVIKDKSEIYAIGHRVLHGGESITETVKVDENVKQIIRDCFPLGPLHNPANLMGIEVAEKLFPGVPNVAVFDTEFGMAMPQEAYMYGLPYEIYEEMHIRRYGFHGTSHKYIAKKTAEYLGKPQSELRSITMHLGNGSSMSCVKDGKCFDTSMGLTPLEGLIMGTRCGSIDPAIVPFIMEKKGLTPEEMDTLMNKKSGLLGLCGFTDMRDVHKEVENGNKKAELALKMLVRSIKKTLGAYFFLLGGKVDALVFTAGIGENDDIVRAMVCEGLEELGVRLNLEENGTRKPGARTISTPDSKIKVLIIPTNEELQIAQATMEVLA, translated from the coding sequence ATGAAAGTACTGGTCATCAATGCTGGCTCTTCCTCCTGCAAATATCAGCTGCTGGAAATGGACACCGAGACCGTCCTGGCTTCCGGCCTGGCCGAACGCATCGGCCAGGGCGGCACGGGCAAGCTGACCCACAAGATCGCCCCCGACACCGACCACGAGGAAAAGATCGTGCGCGAAAGCGCCTTCCCCACCCATGTGGAAGCCATGGAACTGGTCATCTCCCTGCTGACCGATGCCGAAAAGGGCGTCATCAAGGACAAGAGCGAGATCTACGCCATCGGCCACCGCGTGCTGCACGGCGGCGAATCCATCACCGAGACCGTGAAGGTGGACGAGAACGTGAAGCAGATCATCCGTGACTGCTTCCCCCTGGGCCCCCTGCACAACCCCGCCAACCTCATGGGCATCGAAGTGGCCGAAAAGCTCTTCCCCGGCGTTCCCAACGTGGCCGTGTTCGACACCGAATTCGGCATGGCCATGCCGCAGGAAGCCTACATGTACGGCCTGCCCTACGAGATCTACGAAGAGATGCACATCCGCCGTTACGGCTTCCACGGCACCTCCCACAAGTACATCGCCAAGAAGACCGCCGAATACCTGGGCAAGCCCCAGTCCGAGCTGCGCTCCATCACCATGCACCTGGGCAACGGCTCTTCCATGAGCTGCGTGAAAGACGGCAAGTGCTTTGATACCAGCATGGGCCTCACGCCTCTGGAAGGCCTCATCATGGGCACCCGCTGCGGTTCCATCGACCCGGCCATCGTCCCCTTCATCATGGAAAAGAAGGGCCTGACCCCCGAGGAGATGGACACCCTGATGAACAAGAAGTCCGGTCTGCTGGGCCTGTGCGGCTTCACCGACATGCGTGACGTGCACAAGGAAGTGGAAAACGGCAACAAAAAGGCCGAACTGGCCCTCAAGATGCTGGTCCGCAGCATCAAGAAGACCCTGGGCGCCTACTTCTTCCTGCTGGGCGGCAAGGTCGATGCCCTGGTCTTCACCGCCGGCATCGGTGAAAACGACGACATCGTCCGCGCCATGGTCTGTGAAGGCCTGGAAGAGCTGGGCGTGCGCCTGAACCTGGAAGAAAACGGCACCCGCAAGCCCGGTGCCCGCACCATCTCCACCCCCGACAGCAAGATCAAGGTCCTCATCATCCCCACCAACGAGGAACTGCAGATCGCCCAGGCCACCATGGAAGTGCTGGCCTAA
- a CDS encoding phosphoglycerate dehydrogenase, which yields MKVLATPRSFGKNNPELFDILRDAGLDVVRNDTGAILSAARMCEKLADCDGLIVGVDPVDATVLAAAPRLRAIAKYGVGLDNIDLAACEARGIRVSRTVGANSEAVADYALALMLGVARKVALIDRRCRERDWSKITGIDLYGKTVGIIGLGAVGKRVARRCGAGFGMKVLGHDIAWDDAWAAGNHVERAGLERIFREADFISLHTSLDDSTRHLVDAPRLALMKPTAILINTARGELVDGPALLEALEQKRIYGAGLDVFEQEPPQDARWYALDNLVMGSHCSSSTSGAVATMGHMAVSNLLRDLGLGGSGGC from the coding sequence ATGAAAGTCCTGGCCACCCCGCGATCCTTCGGCAAGAACAATCCCGAACTTTTCGACATCCTCCGCGACGCGGGGCTGGACGTCGTGCGCAACGATACCGGCGCCATCCTCTCCGCTGCCCGGATGTGCGAGAAGCTGGCCGACTGTGACGGCCTGATCGTGGGCGTGGACCCCGTCGATGCCACGGTGCTGGCCGCCGCGCCCCGGCTCCGGGCCATCGCCAAGTACGGCGTGGGCCTGGACAATATCGACCTGGCCGCCTGCGAGGCCCGCGGCATCAGGGTCTCCCGCACCGTGGGCGCCAACAGCGAGGCCGTGGCCGACTACGCCCTGGCCCTCATGCTGGGCGTGGCCCGCAAGGTGGCCCTCATCGACCGCCGCTGCCGCGAACGGGACTGGAGCAAGATCACCGGCATCGACCTGTACGGCAAGACCGTGGGCATCATCGGCCTGGGCGCCGTCGGCAAGCGGGTGGCCCGCCGCTGCGGCGCGGGCTTCGGCATGAAGGTGCTGGGGCACGACATCGCCTGGGATGACGCCTGGGCCGCCGGGAACCATGTGGAACGCGCCGGTCTGGAACGCATCTTCCGCGAAGCCGATTTCATCAGCCTGCACACCAGCCTCGACGACAGCACCCGCCATCTGGTGGACGCCCCGCGGCTGGCCCTCATGAAGCCCACCGCCATCCTCATCAATACCGCCCGAGGCGAGCTGGTGGACGGCCCCGCCCTGCTGGAGGCCCTGGAGCAGAAGCGCATCTACGGCGCCGGTCTGGACGTGTTCGAGCAGGAACCGCCGCAGGACGCCCGCTGGTACGCCCTGGACAACCTGGTCATGGGGTCCCACTGCTCGTCCTCCACCAGCGGCGCCGTGGCCACCATGGGCCATATGGCCGTCAGCAACCTGCTCCGCGATCTGGGATTGGGGGGCTCCGGCGGATGCTGA